In the genome of Pseudomonas sp. P5_109, one region contains:
- a CDS encoding MFS transporter: MSQELRLIRRITLKLIPFLILLYLIAYVDRSAVGFAKLHMGADIGLGDAAYGLGAGLFFIGYFLLEIPSNLMLDRFGARRWFARIMITWGAITIGMAFVQGPNSFYVMRFLLGAAEAGFFPGVLYYITQWFPVRHRGKILGLFILSQPIAMVITGPLSGGLLGMDGVLGLHGWQWLFIVIGCPAILLTWPVLRWLPDGPQQVKWMDQAEKDWLSGELKKDLDAYGQTRHGNPLHALKDKRVLLLALFYLPVTLSIYGLGLWLPTLIKQFGGSDLVTGFVSAVPYIFGIVGLLIIPRSSDRLNDRYGHLAVLYVLGAIGLFLSAWLSVPVLQLAALCLVAFALFSCTAVFWTLPGRFFAGASAAAGIALINSVGNLGGYLGPFVIGALKEYTGNLASGLYFLSGVMVFGLILTGVVYHLLERKHVLPADEFAASARGASRT; the protein is encoded by the coding sequence ATGAGCCAGGAACTGCGGCTTATCCGTCGCATCACGCTGAAACTGATTCCCTTCCTGATCCTGCTGTACCTGATCGCCTATGTGGACCGCTCCGCGGTGGGCTTCGCCAAATTGCACATGGGCGCCGACATCGGCCTCGGCGATGCCGCCTACGGACTTGGCGCCGGGCTGTTCTTCATCGGCTACTTCCTGCTGGAAATTCCCAGCAACCTGATGCTCGACCGCTTTGGCGCACGCCGCTGGTTCGCACGGATCATGATCACTTGGGGCGCCATCACCATCGGCATGGCTTTCGTCCAGGGACCGAACAGCTTCTATGTGATGCGTTTCTTGCTCGGCGCCGCCGAGGCCGGGTTCTTCCCGGGCGTTCTGTACTACATCACCCAATGGTTCCCGGTGCGCCATCGCGGCAAGATCCTCGGGCTGTTCATCCTGTCGCAACCCATCGCGATGGTGATCACCGGCCCGCTGTCCGGCGGCCTGCTGGGCATGGACGGTGTGTTGGGGCTGCATGGCTGGCAGTGGCTGTTCATCGTCATCGGCTGCCCGGCGATCCTGCTGACCTGGCCGGTACTGCGCTGGTTGCCGGATGGCCCACAGCAAGTGAAGTGGATGGATCAGGCGGAAAAGGACTGGCTCAGTGGCGAGCTGAAAAAGGATCTCGATGCGTATGGCCAGACCCGTCACGGCAATCCGCTGCACGCCCTCAAGGACAAGCGCGTCCTGCTGCTGGCGCTGTTCTACCTGCCGGTGACCCTGAGCATCTATGGCCTGGGTTTGTGGCTGCCGACCTTGATCAAGCAGTTCGGCGGTAGTGACTTGGTGACCGGTTTCGTTTCCGCGGTGCCGTACATCTTCGGGATCGTCGGCCTGTTGATCATCCCGCGCAGTTCCGACCGCTTGAATGATCGCTACGGCCACTTGGCGGTGCTTTATGTACTGGGCGCGATTGGCCTGTTCCTCAGCGCCTGGCTGTCGGTGCCGGTGCTGCAACTGGCGGCGCTGTGCCTGGTGGCGTTCGCCCTGTTTTCCTGCACGGCGGTGTTCTGGACCCTGCCGGGCCGATTCTTTGCCGGTGCCAGTGCGGCGGCGGGGATCGCCTTGATCAACTCGGTGGGCAACCTCGGTGGTTACCTCGGTCCATTCGTGATCGGCGCGTTGAAGGAGTACACCGGCAATCTTGCGTCCGGCTTGTATTTCCTCTCCGGGGTGATGGTGTTCGGCCTGATTCTGACTGGCGTCGTCTATCACCTGCTGGAACGCAAACACGTCCTGCCAGCCGATGAGTTTGCGGCGAGTGCACGTGGTGCGTCCCGTACCTGA